The proteins below are encoded in one region of Candidatus Omnitrophota bacterium:
- a CDS encoding tetratricopeptide repeat protein: MAPRSTQESGKTALDLAIELGVRADVVLQGLKSLGVETDSAAHPIDPDIESTLVEQLADDGLISSHLRRGKGRRPRSGEPLVDDETLKEALGASESGYQESRIPRKILLESGFEKPPSFFQRLFHKPKTLVRSLKSHTLSEEDVDALFLTRAERKKAETSPFHEMEEKAAADFLHEAPISQKEKESLDEMEIDEDMMEGLDEFEIEEDEEEIGAIETEELEDLEDMDLADLSDMEIDRKTAEEEIELEEEEQEEAGEEEGEVEGEETEEGEEKEEGEEEEEEEEEEEEEEEKQPAGFFEKILSRISITQKEMWALMIGSIGIMLVLLSITIYWWMNLSPKAQLDLWTSAQNHYTMGNEYMAPDANDWKKAQPEYEQAIQEFEEFIENYENNPNIRDAHKFLADSYYRLASGLEEAGAIEASREPYRQMAAKYERYLQVLDFLANNRAGVNPALKNDPAYVDPSEQRMALLRIALAQRKLNQFELAIEKLKDFIQRYQDSPEAIQARVDIGDTYQKWAQVNNEQELSLLKDAADAYQQALDSLNENDHLDRMRMNADLGDIHQKLYERNVKNDRLEDAEYSLREAVGNYEKAEEEARKIEISTDSPNYVSIAKEVNKIFNHLGGLYLVRGESAGKEWDVFEKQASTFPDGMPSKKLLMDQADRKRESTQSYLDKAMKLYDELLSKGDVLDPNMYHDILYDKALSYKILRDYPRAIAAGEKLIGATQDVRNEVKVKTYYLLGDAAWKQAIDSGSQDFSKVKNYYIEALRLDPFYPQDKNGETSNLAEIRLTNVYFQREKNYPEAIRRYEIAKINYPNTDWTYLTLYYYGNALEDYGEDLTKQAAAKDLEAEASGNAPEVKQEAASLRNEAKDKFQRAVEIYKNAADAREKSLYGDPSNKEFLIEIKFNQGRAAFRAGDFKAAENYLEKAIADFRENEVAQQFIPEAIERLGDINIQLANYDKAIQYFREYLKNPYEDSDARVSMKLADAYRKELDNEKAREIYRKIVKDFPPPTEEEVNRLLRVGLPVKQGPAFEAMKWIAKTFHSEVGGAYTPEERHLKLLAALNAYQDLINHYPLDSKNPHLPNDPDSLRRIGDINVELGDNEEKKENAEPYYKKAVDSYAAFLQLQKNYPHRGYVYWQIAKCCQQLGSLPTPNKKEYLNQAIEAMGNIFPESLDTLQSFGESQLLLGQLYQQRAAQFLKDNPNDTDLYINYMEKAVETYRQVLAMNVIDNSRIQKMIDEVDNILNNQKNLANAAP, from the coding sequence ATGGCTCCTCGCTCCACGCAGGAATCCGGTAAAACCGCTCTCGATCTCGCCATCGAACTGGGCGTGAGGGCGGACGTCGTGCTCCAGGGCTTGAAAAGCCTGGGCGTCGAGACGGATAGCGCGGCGCATCCCATCGATCCCGATATCGAATCGACGCTTGTGGAGCAATTGGCGGACGACGGTCTGATTTCTTCCCATCTCCGCCGCGGCAAGGGACGCCGCCCGCGATCCGGCGAACCCCTCGTCGACGACGAGACGCTGAAGGAAGCGCTCGGCGCCAGCGAATCGGGATATCAGGAATCGCGCATACCCCGCAAAATCCTGTTGGAATCGGGATTCGAAAAGCCTCCTTCTTTCTTCCAACGCTTGTTCCACAAACCCAAAACTCTCGTCCGCAGCCTAAAAAGCCATACGCTTTCCGAAGAAGACGTCGACGCTCTTTTTCTAACGAGAGCGGAGCGGAAAAAGGCGGAAACCTCCCCCTTCCATGAAATGGAAGAAAAAGCCGCCGCCGATTTCCTGCATGAAGCGCCCATCTCCCAAAAGGAGAAAGAAAGCCTCGACGAGATGGAAATCGACGAGGATATGATGGAAGGTCTCGACGAGTTCGAGATCGAAGAAGACGAAGAAGAAATCGGCGCGATCGAAACGGAAGAACTCGAAGATTTGGAGGATATGGACCTCGCGGATCTATCGGATATGGAAATCGATCGGAAAACCGCCGAGGAAGAGATCGAATTGGAGGAAGAAGAACAAGAAGAGGCGGGAGAAGAGGAAGGCGAAGTGGAGGGCGAAGAAACAGAAGAAGGAGAGGAGAAAGAGGAAGGAGAAGAAGAGGAAGAAGAAGAAGAAGAAGAAGAAGAAGAAGAAGAGAAACAACCTGCTGGTTTCTTTGAAAAAATTCTCAGCCGCATCTCAATCACCCAAAAGGAAATGTGGGCGTTGATGATCGGCTCGATCGGCATCATGTTGGTTCTCCTCAGCATAACGATCTACTGGTGGATGAACCTTAGCCCTAAAGCCCAGCTCGATTTATGGACTTCGGCTCAAAACCACTATACCATGGGCAATGAATACATGGCGCCCGATGCCAACGATTGGAAGAAAGCCCAGCCGGAATACGAACAAGCCATTCAAGAATTCGAAGAATTCATCGAGAACTACGAGAACAACCCTAATATACGCGACGCCCATAAGTTTCTCGCCGACTCCTATTACCGCCTCGCCTCCGGTTTGGAAGAGGCGGGCGCCATCGAAGCCAGCCGGGAACCGTACCGCCAAATGGCCGCGAAATACGAACGCTATCTCCAAGTATTGGATTTTTTAGCGAATAACCGGGCAGGCGTAAATCCCGCTTTGAAAAACGATCCCGCCTATGTCGATCCCTCCGAACAACGGATGGCCCTTTTGCGCATCGCCCTGGCCCAGCGCAAGTTGAATCAATTTGAATTGGCGATCGAAAAATTGAAGGATTTTATTCAACGTTATCAGGATTCTCCAGAAGCGATCCAGGCTCGCGTCGATATTGGAGATACTTACCAAAAATGGGCGCAAGTCAATAACGAACAGGAACTGTCCTTGCTCAAAGACGCCGCCGACGCCTATCAGCAGGCTCTCGACAGTTTGAATGAAAACGATCATCTGGATCGCATGCGTATGAACGCCGATCTCGGCGACATCCATCAAAAACTCTATGAAAGAAACGTTAAAAACGACCGCCTGGAAGACGCTGAATACAGCCTGAGAGAGGCGGTGGGGAATTATGAAAAAGCGGAAGAAGAAGCCCGCAAAATCGAAATCTCCACCGACAGTCCCAACTATGTTTCCATCGCTAAAGAGGTGAATAAAATCTTTAACCATCTGGGCGGCCTTTATCTGGTCCGGGGCGAGTCGGCGGGCAAGGAATGGGATGTATTCGAAAAACAAGCCTCCACTTTCCCCGACGGCATGCCTTCGAAAAAACTGCTGATGGATCAGGCGGATCGCAAACGCGAATCCACCCAATCCTACCTTGATAAAGCCATGAAATTATACGACGAACTTCTCTCCAAGGGGGATGTTCTCGATCCCAATATGTATCACGATATTTTGTATGACAAAGCGCTTTCTTACAAAATCCTTCGCGACTATCCCCGCGCTATCGCTGCGGGTGAAAAACTGATCGGCGCCACTCAGGATGTTCGCAATGAAGTGAAAGTCAAAACCTATTACCTCTTGGGCGACGCCGCCTGGAAACAGGCCATAGATTCCGGCAGCCAAGATTTTTCCAAAGTCAAAAATTATTATATCGAAGCGCTGCGGTTGGACCCCTTTTATCCTCAAGATAAAAACGGAGAAACGAGCAACCTGGCGGAAATCCGGCTGACGAACGTTTATTTTCAAAGAGAGAAGAATTATCCGGAAGCCATCCGCCGCTATGAAATCGCAAAGATAAATTATCCCAACACGGATTGGACCTATCTAACCCTCTATTACTACGGCAACGCACTGGAAGATTACGGCGAAGATTTGACGAAGCAAGCCGCCGCGAAAGACTTGGAAGCGGAAGCCTCCGGGAATGCGCCCGAAGTGAAGCAAGAAGCCGCCTCTCTCCGCAATGAAGCCAAGGACAAATTCCAACGGGCGGTGGAAATCTATAAAAACGCCGCCGATGCCCGCGAAAAATCCCTTTACGGAGACCCCAGCAACAAAGAATTCCTCATCGAAATCAAATTCAACCAAGGCCGCGCCGCTTTCCGAGCAGGCGATTTTAAAGCCGCAGAAAACTATCTCGAAAAAGCAATCGCCGACTTCCGGGAAAATGAAGTGGCTCAACAATTCATCCCGGAAGCTATCGAACGGCTGGGCGACATCAACATCCAACTGGCGAACTACGACAAAGCCATTCAATATTTCCGCGAATACCTCAAAAATCCTTACGAAGACTCCGACGCCCGCGTCAGCATGAAATTGGCGGACGCCTACCGCAAGGAATTGGACAACGAAAAAGCGCGGGAAATTTACCGCAAAATCGTCAAAGACTTTCCCCCGCCTACGGAGGAAGAAGTAAACCGTCTTTTACGCGTCGGTTTGCCCGTAAAACAGGGACCGGCCTTCGAGGCGATGAAATGGATCGCCAAGACCTTTCATTCCGAAGTGGGAGGCGCCTATACGCCGGAAGAACGCCATTTGAAACTGCTGGCCGCTCTTAACGCCTATCAGGATTTAATCAATCACTATCCTCTCGATTCGAAAAATCCGCATCTCCCCAATGATCCCGATTCTTTGCGGCGCATCGGCGATATCAACGTCGAGTTGGGCGACAATGAAGAGAAAAAAGAGAACGCCGAGCCTTATTACAAAAAAGCCGTCGATAGTTATGCGGCCTTTCTTCAACTTCAAAAGAATTATCCGCACCGAGGCTATGTCTATTGGCAAATCGCCAAATGTTGTCAGCAATTGGGATCATTGCCAACTCCCAATAAAAAAGAATATCTTAACCAAGCCATCGAAGCGATGGGCAACATTTTCCCGGAATCGCTGGATACCCTGCAAAGTTTCGGCGAATCCCAGTTATTGTTAGGACAGTTATATCAACAACGCGCCGCTCAATTTCTTAAAGACAATCCCAACGATACCGATCTCTATATTAACTATATGGAGAAAGCGGTGGAGACTTATCGTCAAGTATTGGCTATGAACGTAATTGATAACAGTCGAATCCAAAAGATGATCGACGAGGTGGATAATATTCTCAATAATCAAAAAAACTTAGCCAACGCTGCGCCGTAA
- a CDS encoding ATP-binding protein, whose protein sequence is MNAQREIDIAAAPPSDSTALRELYLIYNENTEKLRAAFESLERRFREIDPCNIYNSINEGLVTLDDEENILTFNKAAERIFGLPEQEAVGKSIRAVLPRCEAAFAQYRRGDSSGGRYEIAFKNGKNDPVYLKGRFSPLLDRQGAEIGTACLFTDLSIERLLEEKARRSDRLTALGELAAGVAHEMRNPLTTIRGYLQILPDNKDDEDFIKEFSSNLIREIDRLTRLTDDLLNMAKPISPELQRERLSDLAASVGFFLSDKFESSGTQLIVEEDRGGDCVLIDRDRIKQVFINLYMNAIEAMREGGEIRVRFSRRTGRLSEEEKEKVYAVAEVIDNGPGISSHVLDRLFDPFFTTKESGTGLGLSLSHRIVEEHGGFLRVESRAGEGACFGILLPLAAEKE, encoded by the coding sequence GTGAACGCGCAGAGAGAAATCGATATAGCCGCTGCGCCGCCTTCCGATTCTACGGCGTTGCGCGAGCTCTATCTCATTTACAACGAGAATACTGAAAAACTGCGCGCCGCCTTCGAAAGCCTGGAACGCCGTTTCCGCGAAATCGATCCCTGCAATATCTACAATTCCATCAACGAAGGACTCGTCACCCTCGACGACGAAGAGAACATTTTGACCTTCAACAAAGCGGCGGAGCGCATTTTCGGCTTGCCGGAACAAGAGGCCGTAGGGAAATCCATCCGCGCCGTCTTGCCCCGATGCGAAGCCGCTTTCGCGCAATATCGGCGCGGGGATTCTTCCGGCGGGCGTTATGAAATCGCCTTCAAGAACGGCAAGAACGATCCCGTCTATCTCAAGGGACGCTTCTCTCCCCTGCTGGATCGGCAAGGCGCCGAAATCGGGACCGCCTGTCTCTTCACCGATCTCAGCATCGAACGGCTGCTGGAGGAAAAGGCGCGCCGCTCGGATCGGCTGACCGCTTTGGGGGAACTGGCCGCTGGAGTGGCCCACGAAATGCGCAATCCTCTTACCACCATCCGCGGCTATCTGCAAATCCTGCCCGACAATAAAGACGACGAGGATTTCATCAAGGAGTTTTCCAGCAACCTGATCCGGGAAATCGACCGCCTCACCCGCTTGACAGACGATCTGCTCAACATGGCCAAACCCATTTCGCCGGAATTGCAGCGGGAGCGCCTTTCTGACCTGGCCGCTTCCGTTGGCTTCTTTTTATCGGATAAATTCGAATCTTCCGGGACGCAGCTGATCGTCGAGGAAGATCGCGGCGGCGATTGCGTTCTCATCGACCGGGACCGCATCAAGCAGGTTTTTATCAATCTCTATATGAACGCCATCGAAGCGATGCGGGAAGGCGGCGAAATACGCGTCCGGTTTTCGCGCCGGACGGGACGCCTTTCCGAAGAGGAAAAGGAAAAAGTCTACGCCGTCGCGGAAGTGATCGATAACGGGCCGGGCATTTCCTCCCACGTTCTCGACCGTCTTTTCGATCCGTTCTTCACCACCAAGGAATCGGGAACGGGATTGGGATTGTCGCTCTCTCATCGCATCGTGGAAGAGCATGGGGGTTTTTTGCGCGTGGAAAGCCGCGCTGGAGAAGGCGCCTGTTTTGGAATATTGCTGCCTCTCGCGGCGGAGAAAGAATAG
- the flgB gene encoding flagellar basal body rod protein FlgB: MILGRLLEDATTNVLKIGIDGTNERHKAIANNIANVDTPKYQRASVEFEEQLKRAINHSGLIGRRTHPAHFIIGGPEEINMVRPRVDIDHLTRFRADKNNINIDQEMADLAENTQKNVQFTEMLTRRYSSIKQVISEAGRA, translated from the coding sequence ATGATTCTTGGGCGCTTATTGGAAGATGCCACCACCAATGTCCTCAAAATCGGCATTGATGGAACCAATGAACGGCACAAGGCGATCGCCAACAACATCGCCAATGTGGATACCCCTAAATATCAACGCGCCTCGGTGGAATTCGAAGAACAACTGAAGCGGGCGATCAATCACTCCGGACTCATTGGACGGCGCACCCATCCCGCCCATTTCATCATCGGCGGTCCGGAAGAGATCAACATGGTGCGTCCGCGCGTCGATATCGATCATCTTACGCGTTTCCGCGCCGATAAAAATAATATCAACATCGATCAGGAAATGGCGGATTTGGCCGAAAACACTCAGAAAAACGTGCAATTCACCGAAATGCTCACCCGCCGCTATTCCTCCATCAAGCAAGTGATTTCGGAAGCGGGTAGAGCGTAA
- the fliG gene encoding flagellar motor switch protein FliG: MRSTKNAGKNEPGALSGRKKAAILLLAIGPESASEVYRNLTDQEIEQLTLEIANVGNVTNDQIAQVVEEFYHTAMAKQYISYGGIGTARDILEKALGPGKAMEIIEHLQGILTGHPFDFLKHVDPDNLFNFVQHEHPQTIALILAHLTEEQAAVILSALPPELQHEVALRIATMDQTSPEIISDIERVLEKKLSNLLSQEYSVAGGVDSLADLLNRLDQNSSQTILERIEAENQELASELKKQMFTFNDIVLLDDRTLQKMLQRVDSKDLMAALKGAREDVKEMILRNMSSRAAQMLKEDIETMGPIRVKAVEESQQRIIEIMRRMEESGEIQIHRAGNDDYVE, from the coding sequence GTGCGATCGACCAAAAACGCAGGAAAAAACGAGCCGGGCGCGCTTTCGGGCCGCAAGAAAGCGGCCATTCTGCTCTTGGCCATCGGTCCGGAATCGGCGTCGGAAGTGTATCGCAATCTGACCGATCAGGAGATCGAACAACTCACTTTGGAAATCGCCAACGTCGGCAACGTCACCAACGATCAGATCGCCCAGGTAGTCGAGGAATTCTACCATACCGCCATGGCCAAGCAGTATATCAGCTACGGCGGCATCGGTACGGCGCGGGACATTCTGGAAAAAGCCTTAGGACCGGGCAAAGCCATGGAGATTATCGAACATCTCCAAGGCATCCTCACCGGCCATCCCTTCGACTTCCTCAAGCATGTCGATCCCGACAATCTCTTCAATTTCGTCCAGCACGAGCATCCGCAGACCATCGCCTTGATCCTCGCCCATCTCACCGAAGAGCAGGCCGCTGTTATTCTTTCCGCCCTGCCGCCCGAATTGCAGCACGAGGTGGCTTTGCGCATCGCCACGATGGATCAGACCAGCCCCGAAATCATATCCGACATCGAGCGGGTGCTGGAGAAGAAGCTTTCCAACCTTCTTTCTCAGGAATATTCCGTGGCGGGCGGCGTCGATTCCCTGGCGGATTTGTTGAACCGGCTGGACCAAAACAGCAGCCAAACCATCCTGGAAAGAATCGAGGCGGAAAATCAGGAATTGGCGTCCGAACTCAAAAAGCAGATGTTCACCTTCAACGACATCGTCCTCCTCGACGACCGTACGCTGCAAAAAATGCTTCAGAGAGTCGACAGCAAAGACCTGATGGCCGCCTTGAAGGGAGCGCGGGAAGACGTTAAGGAAATGATCCTGCGCAATATGTCGTCCCGCGCGGCGCAGATGTTGAAGGAGGATATAGAAACCATGGGGCCGATCCGCGTCAAAGCCGTCGAAGAATCGCAGCAGCGAATTATTGAAATCATGCGCCGAATGGAGGAATCGGGAGAAATCCAAATCCATCGCGCCGGCAACGATGACTATGTGGAATAA
- the fliF gene encoding flagellar basal-body MS-ring/collar protein FliF: MNEFIQQIREQVGRIWADLSMQQKALFISAPLILLISMGAAIYLASRPEMVSLVRSDDKARLSQIADYLTTNNIKYALSGENTILVDKADRSKVALQLAGQGLIGPDFGPGFELFDQTRLGMTENMFEMQRQRAMENTLAKAIVEGAPNITQAFVRIVIPTDKLFKEDQAEPTATVKIHTQGSVDKSTVEGIQRLVAASVEKMNSQKVVVVDGTNKLLSEDSDVEPGVAQARKHFQYQKVLESDMARKLEDKLYFLVGPDNFQVSVTMVLDWEDRKIKNVNFDNSAVAPVSTKAYDEESTTPGIAGQPGVGSNVQDSGLGAEATLTKTKITEEIINNQYPWSETFINEEQGEIKKISVGIAINQKLDDNDQPIKRDPQILAGFEENLKAAINFDPIVYQFHLFEHPFDTSLLDRLAQERFWNNLTSAAKNLLPLLLLLALGYFAYIFFQRAFAPPEIEEEMEEEVPIEPITDSRELTLSQLGLAEFGDIASLPAEEQRRIKMQEHVINYAAEKPEEVAQIIKAWLSS; the protein is encoded by the coding sequence ATGAATGAATTCATTCAACAAATACGGGAACAGGTAGGGCGGATTTGGGCCGACCTCTCCATGCAGCAAAAGGCGCTTTTCATCTCCGCGCCGTTGATTCTTCTTATCAGCATGGGCGCCGCCATCTATCTGGCCAGCCGTCCGGAAATGGTCAGCCTGGTTCGTTCGGACGACAAGGCCCGGCTCAGCCAAATTGCCGACTACCTGACGACTAACAACATTAAATACGCATTATCCGGCGAGAACACCATCCTCGTCGATAAGGCGGACCGCAGTAAAGTAGCGCTGCAATTGGCGGGACAGGGTTTGATCGGCCCGGATTTCGGCCCCGGCTTCGAACTGTTCGACCAAACACGCTTGGGCATGACAGAGAACATGTTCGAAATGCAAAGGCAGCGCGCCATGGAAAACACGCTGGCCAAAGCCATCGTGGAAGGCGCGCCCAACATCACCCAGGCGTTCGTCCGCATCGTGATCCCCACGGACAAATTGTTTAAAGAGGATCAAGCGGAACCCACGGCCACCGTCAAAATCCACACGCAAGGTTCCGTCGACAAGAGCACCGTTGAGGGCATCCAGCGCCTGGTGGCGGCCAGCGTCGAGAAAATGAATTCCCAAAAAGTCGTCGTCGTAGATGGGACCAACAAATTGCTCAGCGAAGATTCCGATGTCGAGCCAGGCGTCGCTCAAGCGAGGAAACACTTCCAATATCAGAAAGTACTGGAATCGGATATGGCCCGCAAACTGGAAGACAAACTCTATTTTCTTGTTGGGCCGGACAATTTCCAGGTCTCCGTAACGATGGTGCTGGATTGGGAAGACCGCAAGATCAAGAACGTCAATTTCGACAACTCGGCCGTCGCCCCGGTCAGCACCAAAGCCTATGATGAAGAATCCACCACTCCCGGCATCGCCGGCCAGCCCGGCGTCGGCTCCAACGTTCAGGATTCCGGATTGGGCGCGGAAGCTACGCTCACGAAGACCAAAATCACCGAAGAAATCATCAACAATCAATACCCCTGGTCGGAAACGTTTATCAACGAAGAGCAAGGGGAAATCAAGAAAATTTCCGTGGGCATCGCCATCAATCAAAAACTGGACGACAACGATCAACCGATTAAACGCGATCCACAAATCCTTGCCGGTTTTGAAGAGAATTTGAAGGCAGCCATCAATTTCGATCCCATAGTCTACCAATTCCATTTGTTCGAACACCCATTCGACACCAGCCTGCTGGATCGGCTGGCGCAGGAACGTTTTTGGAACAATCTCACCAGCGCCGCCAAGAACCTATTGCCGTTGCTCCTGCTGTTGGCTTTGGGCTACTTCGCCTATATCTTCTTCCAGCGCGCCTTCGCTCCGCCGGAAATCGAAGAGGAGATGGAGGAAGAAGTGCCCATCGAACCGATCACCGATTCGAGGGAACTCACTTTGTCGCAGCTGGGCTTAGCGGAATTCGGCGACATCGCCAGCTTACCCGCCGAAGAACAGCGCCGCATCAAGATGCAGGAACACGTCATCAACTACGCCGCCGAGAAGCCGGAAGAAGTGGCGCAGATCATCAAAGCCTGGTTAAGCAGTTAA
- a CDS encoding sigma-54 dependent transcriptional regulator, producing MAQKKILIADDEIGIQNLLSRVLKGEGYDVRIAGRGDEAIRMALEDPPDLVLCDIKMPGKDGIETLAELKEFSGEIEVIMLTAHSTVESAVKAMKLGATDYLKKPFDVDELKIVIEKVLGLAEIKRENSTLRQEIGLKYGIDHIIGKDPKMMEIFDLIKTVAATPSTVLIYGESGTGKELIAGAIHYHSPRRHRRFVKVNCAAISEELLESELFGHEKGAFTGAVRANEGKFILADGGSILLDEVSEMSPKLQAKLLRVLQEREVDKVGGREPIPVDARVMATTNRNLEEEIKKGRFREDLYYRLNVVNISFPPLRERKGDIPELALRFFEKYNMEMNKKIQGIDKDAEQALFRYHWPGNVRQLQNCIERAIVLCQGSKIELKHLPPEILRTASSPEPAKETGLEVGFTVAEMEKQLIFKTLDFTKNNRTRAAEILGISIRTLRNKLNEYFKDHPSAPMLTGSED from the coding sequence ATGGCGCAGAAAAAAATTTTAATCGCAGACGACGAGATTGGCATTCAGAACCTGCTCAGCCGGGTGCTGAAAGGCGAAGGTTATGACGTCCGCATCGCCGGACGCGGCGACGAGGCCATTCGGATGGCGCTGGAAGATCCGCCCGATCTCGTGCTTTGCGACATCAAAATGCCGGGCAAGGACGGCATCGAAACCTTGGCGGAATTGAAGGAATTTTCCGGCGAGATCGAAGTCATTATGCTCACCGCCCATTCCACCGTCGAAAGCGCCGTCAAGGCGATGAAATTGGGGGCTACGGATTATCTCAAAAAACCCTTCGATGTCGACGAACTCAAAATCGTCATCGAAAAAGTGTTGGGACTCGCCGAAATCAAGCGCGAGAACTCCACCCTGCGGCAGGAAATCGGCCTTAAATACGGCATCGATCACATCATCGGCAAAGACCCTAAAATGATGGAGATTTTCGATCTCATCAAAACCGTCGCCGCCACTCCCAGCACCGTCCTGATTTACGGCGAAAGCGGAACCGGCAAAGAATTGATCGCCGGGGCGATTCATTATCACAGCCCGCGCCGCCACCGCCGGTTCGTCAAAGTCAACTGCGCCGCCATCTCCGAGGAACTGTTGGAAAGCGAACTCTTCGGTCACGAAAAAGGCGCTTTCACCGGCGCCGTGCGCGCCAACGAGGGAAAATTCATTCTCGCCGACGGCGGCTCTATTCTGCTGGACGAAGTAAGCGAGATGAGTCCCAAATTGCAGGCCAAATTGCTGCGCGTCCTGCAAGAGCGGGAGGTGGATAAAGTCGGCGGACGCGAACCGATTCCGGTCGACGCGCGCGTGATGGCCACCACCAACCGCAACCTGGAAGAGGAGATCAAAAAGGGCCGCTTTCGCGAAGACCTCTATTATCGCTTGAATGTCGTAAACATCTCCTTTCCTCCTCTGCGGGAGAGAAAGGGAGACATCCCCGAATTGGCGCTGCGCTTCTTCGAGAAGTATAATATGGAGATGAACAAGAAAATTCAGGGCATCGATAAAGACGCCGAACAAGCTCTGTTTCGATATCATTGGCCGGGCAACGTGCGCCAATTGCAAAATTGCATCGAACGGGCGATCGTCTTGTGCCAGGGAAGTAAAATCGAACTGAAACATCTGCCGCCGGAGATTCTTCGAACCGCATCCTCTCCCGAACCGGCGAAAGAAACCGGGCTGGAAGTGGGATTTACGGTGGCGGAAATGGAAAAACAATTGATCTTTAAAACGCTGGATTTCACCAAGAATAACCGCACCCGCGCCGCGGAGATCCTCGGCATCAGCATCCGCACCTTGCGGAATAAACTCAACGAGTATTTCAAGGACCACCCTTCTGCGCCGATGTTGACCGGCTCCGAAGACTAA
- the flgN gene encoding flagellar export chaperone FlgN, with translation MPDSNLLQQIESALEEEYNQYSSILDLSEEQTRLLAEKDPDVDRIADLMAKKIAVLDEIKNLESRHRPLKDSWDKLYENYSENEKKRIAEWKDNSLRLIERLKDIEDRIAEDVKKIENGINRRLRDIHKGKEVQRAYFKYEAGPPRFVDRKK, from the coding sequence ATGCCCGATAGTAATTTATTGCAACAAATAGAATCCGCTTTAGAGGAGGAATACAATCAATACAGTAGTATCTTGGATTTATCGGAAGAACAGACGCGGTTGCTCGCAGAAAAAGATCCCGACGTGGATCGCATCGCGGATTTAATGGCGAAAAAAATCGCCGTTCTCGATGAAATCAAAAATCTGGAGTCCCGGCATCGGCCTCTAAAAGATAGTTGGGATAAACTATACGAGAATTATTCGGAAAACGAGAAAAAAAGAATTGCGGAGTGGAAAGACAATAGTCTGCGCTTGATCGAACGCTTGAAAGATATCGAAGACCGCATCGCCGAAGACGTTAAAAAGATCGAAAACGGCATCAACCGGCGTTTGCGCGATATCCATAAAGGCAAAGAAGTTCAACGCGCTTATTTTAAATACGAAGCGGGGCCTCCCCGGTTCGTTGATCGTAAGAAATGA
- the fliE gene encoding flagellar hook-basal body complex protein FliE yields the protein MVDPLGASPIGAYGPGPAEQGTLADFGPKEPSKPGESFVDLLKSSINEVNNMQSAAGQKVQKLVTGEISSIHEVVIATEEASIAFNLLMQIRNQLLRAWDEMKRMPV from the coding sequence ATGGTTGATCCCCTAGGCGCTTCGCCGATTGGGGCTTACGGCCCCGGCCCCGCTGAGCAGGGAACGCTCGCCGATTTCGGACCGAAAGAGCCTTCGAAACCGGGAGAATCCTTCGTCGATCTGTTAAAAAGTTCGATCAACGAAGTCAATAACATGCAATCGGCGGCGGGGCAAAAAGTACAGAAATTGGTCACGGGCGAAATTAGCAGCATCCACGAAGTCGTGATCGCCACGGAAGAAGCGAGCATCGCTTTCAATCTCCTCATGCAGATTCGCAATCAGTTGTTGCGGGCATGGGACGAAATGAAGCGGATGCCTGTTTAA
- the flgC gene encoding flagellar basal body rod protein FlgC, protein MSYSICASGMTAQRIRMDVISNNIANANTMVTAEGSPYRRREVVFEAPGKTFSESLSTARRRLNRTIGCGVKVQRIMEDRSEKAFTKIYDPGHPFADPDGIVLRPNINVTTEMVNMIDASRAYEANVTALNSYKQMETRALQIGGGR, encoded by the coding sequence ATGAGTTATTCGATTTGCGCCTCCGGAATGACGGCCCAACGCATCCGTATGGACGTCATCTCCAACAACATCGCCAACGCGAACACGATGGTGACGGCGGAAGGATCGCCCTATCGCCGCCGCGAGGTCGTCTTCGAAGCGCCGGGAAAGACCTTCTCCGAATCGCTTTCCACCGCCCGGCGGCGGCTCAACCGCACCATCGGCTGCGGCGTTAAGGTGCAGCGGATTATGGAAGACCGTTCTGAGAAAGCCTTTACCAAAATTTACGATCCCGGCCATCCCTTCGCCGATCCCGACGGCATCGTTTTGCGGCCGAATATCAACGTAACTACGGAGATGGTGAACATGATCGACGCTTCCCGCGCTTACGAAGCCAACGTTACCGCCTTGAATTCGTACAAGCAAATGGAGACGCGGGCCTTGCAAATCGGCGGCGGACGATAA